The DNA segment AAAGACCTACGATGAGTTTAAAATTATTAGCCTTTTTGCTCATATTTACCGGTTGCGCCTACAGTTGGGGCCCTAATAAACGCGAATTGCCGGGTGGGCATAAAAAAGTTTACGTGAAAGTCTTCCAGAACCAAACCCAAGAGGTAGGGATGGAAACAGAGCTGACCAATGCGTTTTCGCAGGAGTTGGCTCGCTCCGGCGTCGGCGAATTGACCGAAGAGTCCGAAGCCGAAGTCACCCTGGTCGGCACAATTCACACGTTAGATTACTTAGGTCTGTCGCCGATCACTTTACCAGGTCGACGAAGCACCACTTTGTTTTCGGAATACCAGACGCGAATGACCATCGTCCTTAAAATTTTAGATAAAAACGATAAAGAGATTTGGCAGGGTCAATTTTTGGGAGAGAAAAACTACAAGGCGCCTCAGCTCGTCGGGGACGCCTCTCAACCCAACGGAACATCTCTTCGAACCGCCAATCCACTTTACAATCAAAATGCCCGGCGCCAAGTGGTGCGCGTGATCGCGAAAGACTTAGCGGTCGAAGCGGTGAGCCGCATGACGGAGAACTTCTGATGGAATTTAATCTTCAGGATTTCCAAAAGCGAATCTCCACACACCCTCAACCGGTTTATTTATTGTTTGGTGAAGAAGAGTTCCTGGTGGATCAAGCCATCACGTTGTTTCACCAAGTGGTGGACGAGGGCACTCGTGATTTTAATTATGATGTTTTTTACGCAAAGGAGTCTCCACCTTCCACAATATTAGACGTGGCAGAGACACTCCCGATGATGGCCCCTCGTCGAGTGGTCGTGATCAAAGATGTCGAGAAGTGGAACGAACCCGAGTGGTCTTTATTCGACAAGTACTTTGAAGATCCGTCTGAGTCCACAGTTTTGGTCCTGGTGGCAAAAGCAGTGGATAAGCGTAAAAAAACAATCAAACGCTTGATCGAGAGCGCCGAGGCCATCGAGTTTAAAAAACTCTACGATAACCAGGTCCCGCAATGGATTCAGTATATGGTTCAGCGTGCAGGCCTCTCCATCGAGCGTGATGCCGTGGCTCTTCTCCAGCAGTTCGTGGGTAATAATTTGCTCGATATTCAGAGCGAGGTTCAGAAGCTCGCGCAATTTCTAGGGGACCGAAAACAAATTTTGGTGAAAGATGTCATCGATGTCGTTTCGAAAATTAAAGTGCAGTCAGTTTTTGATCTCTCACGCGCCATCGGTGAAAGCGACAAGGCCAAAGCCCTCTTGTGTCTGTCTCAGTTGCTCGCTCATGGACAAAACGAAGTGGCGATTCTCGCTCTGATTTCAAGACATGTGAGGATTTTACGTTTGGTCAAGAAGGCGAAGCAGGAAGGGCAGAAGGGGCCTCAAATCGCCAGCCGTGCGGGAGTCTCGCCTTATTTCTTGGCCGAGTACGAAGCTCAATCCCGAAACTGGACCGATAAAAAAATCGAAAAAACAGTAAAGGCCCTTCTCGACACCGATCGAGCTCTCAAATCTTCGCCACTGTCCTCGCACATCTGGCTCGAAAACTTTATCATTCAAACTTGTAATTAAAAACTCTCCCTCCCAGTCATAGACCGAGAGGGAGGGGAGATAGAGAGGTATCGCTCTTTCTCTACACAAGCTATAACCCAATA comes from the Bdellovibrionales bacterium genome and includes:
- the holA gene encoding DNA polymerase III subunit delta, yielding MEFNLQDFQKRISTHPQPVYLLFGEEEFLVDQAITLFHQVVDEGTRDFNYDVFYAKESPPSTILDVAETLPMMAPRRVVVIKDVEKWNEPEWSLFDKYFEDPSESTVLVLVAKAVDKRKKTIKRLIESAEAIEFKKLYDNQVPQWIQYMVQRAGLSIERDAVALLQQFVGNNLLDIQSEVQKLAQFLGDRKQILVKDVIDVVSKIKVQSVFDLSRAIGESDKAKALLCLSQLLAHGQNEVAILALISRHVRILRLVKKAKQEGQKGPQIASRAGVSPYFLAEYEAQSRNWTDKKIEKTVKALLDTDRALKSSPLSSHIWLENFIIQTCN